The following are encoded in a window of Rosa chinensis cultivar Old Blush chromosome 4, RchiOBHm-V2, whole genome shotgun sequence genomic DNA:
- the LOC121052888 gene encoding uncharacterized protein LOC121052888, producing the protein MASVVEISSSEDSGSDVSFSAADRNFIDSLRSSARAGTSLPEPLDIEPLQTIPWEIVMGRASRPESSRAREAAAAQNRREERLASNSAASGSADGGDATGEDTESAWVLPDGIPVDEAGGRMTVANVNRIKRMFRLPGAVKLRPPTVDEKASILRRGFAAVHEAIFRQGVTLPLVPSLQILVCEFGLAFGQVCPNMWRLMLAMTSLWRLSGCEGPTVAEVLHFYELTYVKRQGCGGQVNLSRRQGAPKLIENLRDSMSYWRDTFCVATTGWEYQAESNDGEPAFRIKSEFQPIRVGLRYNLTREEECRVARVQGCWRNRNLLDFRLLTGWELLVDQRLTRAVETPPGNARSRDAFAKAMDRAEIDNFLEAMYASGDAAQKTVIDPVTLAVSPSEVPVVLPMPLHSHLGADGLPVAQTGANVGGGKEGSGAAPQTERVPNVRRGPQKVVRPAGAAATVGQQQRGPRPAAAGQTRLLRKRRQNDSDEEDDDDAEVIGVRQRKKARQAPLKAPVAAAEEAPASDLDSFAAYAEFMTDNERGFLYHLCEILGFGGLAGISRPTAIDGSPFSSAFGHLSVGLHEMFMAAQKQPGVERQLRDEISGLERELGDAKDRLADVERRLTKADCDAADARGKLEVAIRRDVERNNHISRMEQDTSLLQERVAAKEKKIDILQRESAAKQAAVTKLEAEVARLRDEGTRAAAAAVEKFKQSAEYKKAMTESAKAGALANVEMLKQRGAIDFAKASQPPVLPVQNAPPVQAAVPVQPEGVRSGSGESGAQPTDGSQQTPLPTQSEVSRAGFLAAHTRPDGTIETPSPTARGSDQTSRAQPQPPAEGGDVEANPKS; encoded by the exons atggctagcgtcgtagagatttcgagcagtgaggattccgggtctgacgtgtcattcagcgcggcggataggaattttattgactcgttgcgttcgtctgcccgtgcaggaacctcactgccagaaccgctagacatcgagccgctacaaaccataccctgggaaaTAGTAATGGGTCGTGCTTCGCGCCCCGAGAGTTCTAGGGCCAGGGAGGCCGCCGCTGCTCAGAATAGGCGTGAGGAGCGGTTGGCAAGTAACAGCGCTGCCAGTGGCTCCGCTGACGGGGGAGATGCGACAGGGGAGGATACCGAATCGGCATGGGTTCTTCCGGATGGGATtcctgttgacgaggcgggagggcgGATGACCGTTGCCAATGTCAACCGGATAAAGCGGATGTTTCGGTTGCCCGGCGCGGTTAAACTGCGTCCACCGACGGTGGATGAAAAGGCTTCAATTCTTCGCCGGGGGTTTGCCGCTGTGCATGAGGCAatattccgccagggagtgacactACCGCTCGTGCCCAGtcttcagatcttggtgtgcgagttcggcctagcctttgggcaagtctgccccaacatgtggcgattgatgttggcgatgacttcgctgtggcggttgtccggctgtgagggaccaaccgtggcggaggtgctgcatttCTATGAGCTGACGTATGTGAAGCGTCAGGGCTGCGGAGGTCAAGTGAACCTaagtcgccgccagggagccCCCAAGTTGATAGAGAACCTGAGGGATTCTATGTCGTATTGGCGGGACACCTTTtgcgttgccacgacggggtgggaatatCAGGCGGAATCCAATGACGGGGAACcggcgtttaggattaagtcagagttccaacctatccgag TGGGCTTGCGctacaacctgactcgtgaagAAGAGTGTCGTGTGGCGCGCGTTcaaggttgctggcggaatcgcaatttGTTGGACTTTCGCCTACTTACCGgttgggagctgttggtcgatcaacgatTGACCCGCGCCGTTG AGACGCCGCCAGGTAACGCTAGGAGCCGTGACGCCTTtgccaaagccatggaccgcgcggagattgacaactttttggaggccatgtatgcctCAGGGGATGCGGCTCAAAAGACAGTGATAGACCCGGTGACGCTGGCGgtgagcccatccgaggttccggtggtgctgccaatgccgctgcACTCCCACCTTGGCGCCGACGGCCTACCCGTTGCTCAGACGGGTGCCAATGTGGGGGGTGGAAAGGAGGGGTCTGGCGCCGCGCCGCAGACAGAGAGAGTGCCCAACGTGCGACGTGGGCCACAGAAGGTGGTGCGGCCGGCGGGGGCTGCCGCCACGGTGGGTCAACAGCAACGGGGGCCACGGCCTGCTGCCGCTGGACAGACGCGGTTGTTGCGGAAGCGTCGGCAGAATGACTCCGacgaggaggatgatgatgatgctgagGTTATCGGGGTCCGCCAGCGAAAGAAGGCCCGCCAAGCTCCGCTGAAGGCGCCAGTGGCCGCTGCAGAAGAGGCGCCTGCGAGTGacctggactcgtttgccgccTATGCCGAGTTCATGACTGACAATGAACGGGGATTTCTCTACCACCTCTGCGAGATACTGGGGTTTGGTGGTCTGGCGGGGATTTCCCGCCCAACGGCGATTGACGGGTCACCCTTCAGTTCAGCTTTTGGTCACCTTTCGGTtgggctgcatgagatgttcATGGCGGCGCAGAAGCAGCCCGGGGTTGAGCGGCAGCTCAGGGACGAGATCAGCGGTCTCGAGAGGGAGTTGGGGGACGCCAAGGACAGGCTGGCGGATGTGGAGCGGCGCCTGACGAAGGCGGATTGCGACGCCGCGGATGCTCGCGGCAAGTTGGAAGTGGCAATCCGGCGGGACGTGGAACGGAACAACCACATCTCCAGGATGGAACAAGACACGTCTCTGCTGCAGGAGCGAGTGGCCGCTAAGGAGAAAAAGATTGATAtcctgcagcgggagtctgccgccaagcAAGCAGCGGTGACGAAACTGGAGGCTGAGGTAGCTCGCCTGCGGGACGAAGGGACCCGTGCCGCTGCCGCCGCTGTGGAGAAATTCAAacagtcggcggagtacaaaAAGGCGATGACTGAATCGGCGAAGGCCGGCGCCCTAGCCAACgtggagatgctgaagcagaggggcgccattgactttgcgaAGGCGTCCCAGCCACCTGTTCTGCCAGTCCAAAATGCTCCGCCGGTGCAAGCTGCGGTTCCTGTCCAGCCTGAAGGTGTTCGCTCGGGAAGCGGGGAAAGTGGTGCACAGCCAACGGATGGTTCTCAGCAGACTCCTCTGcctacccagtcggaggtgtcccgtgcCGGTTTCCTGGCGGCACACACTCGTCCGGATGGCACCATAGAGACTCCAAGTCCTACCGCCAGAGGGTCTGACCAGACAAGCCGCGCACAACCACAGCCGCCTGCGGAAGGTGGAGATGTTGAAGCCAACCCGAAGAGCTGA
- the LOC112199760 gene encoding uncharacterized protein LOC112199760, protein MILDDDAWAKIDYILTFTLPIYEMLRRSDTDEPCLHKVYEWWDAMIEQVKAAIYKQEGKEHEEPLEFYDVVYTILLARWTKSSSPLHCMAHSLNPRYYSMEYLHGAPNRLPPHQDR, encoded by the exons ATGATATTAGATGATGATGCTTGGGCAAAGATTGATTACATACTTACCTTCACATTACCCATCTATGAGATGCTTAGGAGGAGTGATACGGATGAGCCATGTCTTCACAAGGTTTATGAGTGGTGGGATGCTATGATTGAGCAAGTAAAGGCCGCTATCTATAAACAAGAAGGCAAAGAACATGAAGAGCCTTTGgaattttatgatgtggtgtacACGATTTTGCTAGCAAGATGGACCAAGAGTTCCTCACCTCTTCATTGCATGGCACATTCATTGAATCCAAG GTATTATAGCATGGAATATCTTCATGGAGCTCCTAATCGTCTTCCTCCACATCAAGATAGATAG
- the LOC121052889 gene encoding uncharacterized protein LOC121052889 yields MSDANANATATATATATATATDSSTNEGEPSGSVGDNNKGSPLWKFVTVLVQPKKGEGGNCTFKCHFCNGTFNGSHYRVRLHLLKISGKRIRICRSIPDEKKREVEGLVEAYETGKKRGQPRLVPLPSSSIEGSSSGSTYGLDLMDEVVEVPKKRKGVSGPLEKAFNNNAREQLDCEIARMFYTGGLSFNLAKNPHYIHSYNRASSCPIPGYRPPGYNALRTTLLHKERMHIEKMLEPIKLSWQQKGVSVCSDGWSDSQRRPVINVMAACESGPMFLRAVNCEGDSKDRFFISDLLIDSILEIGPQHVVQVITDNASNCKAVGAIINARFPHIFWTPCVVHTLNLALKNICTPSSITSNKVAYDACNWISQVAEDVWFIKNFIMNHEI; encoded by the exons ATGAGCGATGCAAATGCAAATgcaacagcaacagcaacagcaacagcaacagcaacagcaacagATTCATCTACTAATGAGGGTGAACCCAGTGGAAGTGTGGGAGATAATAATAAGGGTTCTCCTTTGTGGAAATTTGTTACGGTCCTTGTTCAACCTAAGAAAGGTGAAGGAGGCAATTGTACATTCAAGTGTCATTTTTGCAATGGTACTTTCAATGGATCACATTATAGAGTGAGGTTGCATCTTCTCAAGATTAGTGGCAAAAGGATTAGAATATGTAGGTCAATCCCGGAcgagaagaaaagagaggttGAAGGCTTGGTAGAAGCTTATGAGACCGGTAAAAAGAGAGGACAACCTAGACTAGTTCCTCTCCCTTCATCAAGCATTGAAGGTTCTTCAAGTGGAAGTACATATGGGCTAGATTTAATGGATGAAGTAGTGGAGGTTCCAAAGAAGAGGAAGGGAGTAAGTGGACCGCTTGAAAAGGCGTTCAATAACAATGCTAGAGAACAATTGGATTGTGAAATAGCAAGAATGTTTTATACCGGTGGTTTGTCATTCAACCTTGCCAAGAATCCACACTATATTCATTCTTATAATCGGGCTTCTTCTTGTCCAATTCCTGGTTATCGGCCACCTGGTTATAATGCTTTGAGAACCACTCTTCTACACAAAGAAAGGATGCACATTGAGAAGATGTTGGAACCGATTAAGCTCTCATGGCAACAAAAGGGTGTTAGTGTGTGTAGTGATGGGTGGTCCGATTCTCAAAGAAGACCAGTTATCAATGTTATGGCAGCTTGTGAATCTGGACCTATGTTTTTGAGAGCAGTGAACTGTGAAGGGGATTCGAAAGATAGGTTCTTCATTTCTGACTTGCTCATTGATAGTATTTTGGAGATTGGTCCACAACATGTTGTCCAGGTAATCACTGATAATGCTAGCAATTGCAAAGCTGTTGGAGCTATTATTAATGCTAGATTTCCACACATATTTTGGACTCCATGTGTTGTGCATACACTAAACCTTGCTTTGAAGAACATATGCACACCAAGTTCCATTACTTCTAATAAGGTTGCTTATGATGCATGTAATTGGATTTCACAAGTTGCTGAGGATGTGTGGTTCATAAAGAATTTCATTATGAACCATG AGATTTAG
- the LOC112197028 gene encoding uncharacterized protein LOC112197028: protein MSTAAGFFTRLPRAPAATSESLSPPRSISLVTSLNARSQAILMHKLDRSGSGSSFTVTSRPKAKATCPSNSPAPDLPLIDSLGFQNFDSVILFQFCYFVI, encoded by the exons ATGTCGACCGCGGCGGGGTTTTTTACACGGCTACCTCGCGCACCAGCAGCAACTTCAGAATCCTTGTCGCCGCCGCGATCCATCTCCCTTGTCACT TCATTGAATGCCCGGTCGCAAGCAATTCTTATGCACAAACTGGATCGCAGTGGCAGTGGATCAAG CTTTACAGTTACATCCAGACCAAAGGCAAAAGCCACCTGCCCTTCCAATTCACCTGCACCTGATTTGCCCTTGATCGATTCATTgggatttcaaaattttgattcTGTAATattgtttcagttttgttactttGTGATATAG
- the LOC112197026 gene encoding brefeldin A-inhibited guanine nucleotide-exchange protein 5, translating into MFLRYLACSNHSSAKALAEPFDYSEYIEHQKKKKLEKEFLGQRITSSMKNIQHCSENISRDAKCRSNMAVASQTTSIKGSSLLCLVNVIKSLVDWEKSCGESDKIKTLSLWKEMLQLKSLLM; encoded by the exons ATGTTCCTGAGATACTTAGCATGTTCAAATCATAGCTCT GCAAAAGCTTTGGCAGAGCCTTTTGATTATAGTGAATACATTGaacaccaaaaaaagaagaagctagaAAAAGAATTTCTGGGACAGCGAATTACG TCATCCATGAAGAACATTCAACATTGCTCTGAG AATATCTCAAGGGATGCAAAATGCAGATCTAATATGGCTGTTGCGTCCCAGACTACTTCAATAAAGGGTTCATCTCTTCTG TGTCTTGTGAATGTGATTAAATCACTCGTAGATTGGGAAAAGTCATGTGGAGAAtcagataaaataaaaacactcaGTCTCTGGAAGGAGATGCTTCAGCTAAAGAGTCTGTTGATGTGA